Proteins from a genomic interval of Pogoniulus pusillus isolate bPogPus1 chromosome 30, bPogPus1.pri, whole genome shotgun sequence:
- the DIABLO gene encoding diablo IAP-binding mitochondrial protein isoform X2 → MAPNGRGAGSGPVRSPSCGGNMSGKQNSASLSNDALIKRAVSLVTDSTSTLLSQTTYALIEALTEYTKAVYTLVSLYKQYTNLLGKMNSDEVDAVWQVVIGARVDMTAKQQEYLRLESRWMTAVRLSEMAAEAAYQSGADQASVTARSHIQLLKSQVQEVRQLSQKAETKLAEAQTEELLKTQGEESSLPQDILGSTEAGDDPYLRED, encoded by the exons ATGGCACCAAATGGGCGTGGGGCTGGGAGTGGCCCTGTGCGCAGTCCCAGTTGTGGAGGTAACATGTCAGGG AAGCAGAACTCAGCTTCTCTCAGTAATGATGCCCTGATTAAAAGAGCAGTTTCCCTGGTAACAGACAGTACTTCTACACTCCTCTCTCAAACAACATATGCATTGATTGAAGCATTGACAGAATATACAAAG GCAGTTTATACACTGGTGTCTCTCTACAAGCAATACACAAACCTTCTTGGGAAGATGAATTCAGATGAGGTGGATGCGGTCTGGCAGGTGGTCATAGGAGCCAGAGTTGAT atgacagcaaagcagcaggagtACCTAAGGCTGGAGTCCAGATGGATGACAGCAGTACGTCTTTCAGAgatggcagcagaagcagcatatCAATCAG GAGCAGACCAAGCTTCGGTGACAGCCCGCAGCCACATTCAGCTACTCAAGTCCCAGGTGCAAGAAGTTCGACAGCTatcccagaaagcagagaccAAGTTAGCTGAAGCTCAAACAGAAGAGCTCCTCAAAACTCAAGGAGAGGAATCTTCATTGCCACAGGATATTTTagggagcacagaggcaggtgATGACCCTTATCTTCGGGAAGACTGA
- the DIABLO gene encoding diablo IAP-binding mitochondrial protein isoform X1 produces the protein MSPGLALSATACRAELLPHTHRLQALLLASAPARRHRPQPTATRAPYAPPTPHALTSLPAWRKMAAGSRWLRSCCSLFRRSFPVVANFRRRCLSGVNGRWHQMGVGLGVALCAVPVVEKQNSASLSNDALIKRAVSLVTDSTSTLLSQTTYALIEALTEYTKAVYTLVSLYKQYTNLLGKMNSDEVDAVWQVVIGARVDMTAKQQEYLRLESRWMTAVRLSEMAAEAAYQSGADQASVTARSHIQLLKSQVQEVRQLSQKAETKLAEAQTEELLKTQGEESSLPQDILGSTEAGDDPYLRED, from the exons ATGAGCCCCGGGCTGGCCCTAAGCGCCACTGCCTGCAGGGCGGAGCTGCTGCCCCACACGCACAGGCTCCAGGCGCTGCTCCTCGCCTCAGCCCCCGCGCGCCGCCACCGCCCTCAGCCAACGGCCACGCGCGCGCCCTACGCCCCACCCACGCCGCACGCGCTGACGTCACTTCCCGCGTGGCGCAAGATGGCTGCGGGCAGCCGGTGGCTTCGGAGCTGCTGTTCCCTCTTCAG ACGAAGCTTCCCTGTTGTGGCCAATTTTAGGAGACGTTGCCTCTCAGGTGTGAATGGACGATGGCACCAAATGGGCGTGGGGCTGGGAGTGGCCCTGTGCGCAGTCCCAGTTGTGGAG AAGCAGAACTCAGCTTCTCTCAGTAATGATGCCCTGATTAAAAGAGCAGTTTCCCTGGTAACAGACAGTACTTCTACACTCCTCTCTCAAACAACATATGCATTGATTGAAGCATTGACAGAATATACAAAG GCAGTTTATACACTGGTGTCTCTCTACAAGCAATACACAAACCTTCTTGGGAAGATGAATTCAGATGAGGTGGATGCGGTCTGGCAGGTGGTCATAGGAGCCAGAGTTGAT atgacagcaaagcagcaggagtACCTAAGGCTGGAGTCCAGATGGATGACAGCAGTACGTCTTTCAGAgatggcagcagaagcagcatatCAATCAG GAGCAGACCAAGCTTCGGTGACAGCCCGCAGCCACATTCAGCTACTCAAGTCCCAGGTGCAAGAAGTTCGACAGCTatcccagaaagcagagaccAAGTTAGCTGAAGCTCAAACAGAAGAGCTCCTCAAAACTCAAGGAGAGGAATCTTCATTGCCACAGGATATTTTagggagcacagaggcaggtgATGACCCTTATCTTCGGGAAGACTGA
- the LOC135188625 gene encoding uncharacterized LOC128125816 homolog, whose amino-acid sequence MPDSFAIHFLKVLKELLAFVLFSYTVLVGALLLAGWTTYFLVLK is encoded by the coding sequence ATGCCAGACTCCTTTGCCATCCACTTCCTCAAGGTGTTGAAAGAGCTGCTGGCCTTCGTGCTGTTCAGTTACACTGTGCTGGTCGGGGCATTGCTGCTCGCTGGCTGGACGACATACTTCCTGGTGCTTAAATGA